Proteins from one Elusimicrobiota bacterium genomic window:
- a CDS encoding septum formation initiator family protein gives MNFRAIFSKKNRKILIAVIIAAVLIFNRGFFNLVKRNIEVYKIKKEVVKLQLENARLRKEIYLLDSNEAYIDYRIRRGLGYIKEGEIEYRFPTNKKK, from the coding sequence ATGAATTTCCGGGCAATATTCTCAAAAAAGAATAGAAAAATTCTCATAGCTGTAATTATCGCAGCGGTTTTGATTTTTAACAGAGGATTTTTCAATCTTGTTAAGAGAAATATTGAAGTTTATAAGATTAAGAAGGAAGTTGTTAAACTCCAGCTTGAAAATGCGCGTTTAAGAAAAGAGATATACCTTCTTGACAGCAACGAAGCTTATATTGATTATCGCATCAGAAGGGGCCTGGGCTACATAAAAGAAGGCGAAATCGAATACCGTTTCCCCACAAACAAGAAAAAGTAA